The Sphingopyxis sp. YR583 DNA segment GCGACGCTGCGCTACGCCGCGCGGCACATCGACAAGCCCGTCTATCTGACCGAGACGGGCATCGGCACCGATGACGATCGCCGCCGCATCGCCTTTATCGATGCGACCCTGAACGAATTGCGCCGTTGCATCGCCGACGGCATCGACGTCAAAGGCTATATCTACTGGTCGCTGCTCGACAATTTCGAATGGACGCGGGGCTATGCGCCGCACTTCGGCCTTGTCGCGGTTGACCGCCACAACTTCGCACGCACGCCCAAACCGAGCGCACGCCATTTCGGCGCGATCGCGCGCCGCGCGCACGGAGGCCGGCCATGATGGCGCCGGGCTGGCGTGCGGCGGGCTGGCGCGCGGCGGCGCCCTTGCTGCCGATCCTCCTCGCGGGCTGCGACGCCGGCCCCTCCCACGATGCTGAGACACCCGCCGCGGTGACCGTCCAGGCTGTCCCGCAGGTCGAAAGCGCCAGACCGGCTCCCGTGCGCGCAACCGCGCCGCCGGCGCTGCCGACCCCCGAAAACCGTCCCCCGCTCACAGAAATGGCACCGCAAAAGCCATTCACCGACCCGCCGCTGCCGCGCGAACTGCTCGACGACGGCGACCTCATCCCGCTGCCCTCCCCACCCCAACGCAGATGAACAAGGAAGGAGAGGATATGATCCGTTCGCTTTTCAAGGCCCTGCGCGTTGCGCTGGTCGCGTGGCTTGCCGTCTGGGCCGCGTCAGCGGTGCCGGCATCGGCCGCCCCCTGCGCAAGCAATTGCCTGCAACCCGGCGACCACACGATATGGACATGGTCGGGCGGATTGCTTCGCTCCTATCTGGTCCATGTTCCCGAGAGCTATACGGGGCAGGACGACGTCCCATTGCTGCTCGACCTCCATGGGTTCAGCAGCTACGCCGCCGACGAGCGCAAATGGTCGGGCCAACTGCGCGAATCCGATCGACGCGGTTTTATCGCTGTCTGGCCTGACGGCATGGCATTGAGCTGGAATGCCTATGGCTGCTGCTTCCTCGGCAATGCATTGATGGTCGACGATGTCGCGTTCCTGCGCACCGTCATCGGCGAGGTGAAGCGCCGGTCCAACATCGACGACGGCCGCGTCTATGTCACCGGCATCTCGAACGGCGGCGGAATGGCCCAGCGCATGGCGTGCGAGGCGGCGGACATCGTCACCGCCGTGGTGTCGATCTCGTTTCCGCTCAACAGCAACCAGTGCCGTCCCGCACGACCGGTCAGCGTGACCGCAATCGCGGCGACCGGCGACGGCACGATCAACTATTATGGCAATTCGCCGCCGCTGGGCCTTCCGAACGTGTTGCTTGGCATACCTCTTGGCGTCCAGGGCGCCCGCGAAAGCCTCGCCTCGTGGAAGCGGATCGACGGCTGCAGCGACGAATTGACGCGCGTCCAGCTCAGGGACGATGTCAGGCTCGAGGAATATCGCGACTGCCGCGGCGGAACACGTGCCGGTCTGGTGACGATCACCGGCGGAACTCACGTCCTTTACAGCGGCTATGTCGGTCTCGGCTATACCGGCGATTATGTCGCACCCATCGATGTTGCGTCGTACATGTGGGATAACGTCTTCACGTATTGATCTCCGCTGGCCGGTTGCGGTATGCCCGCTTTCTGATCGAGATTTGGACAAGCGGGCATCGATGCCAAACGAATGACAAGGGCGGCCCCCAGCCACGCCCAATCCCCAGTTTTTTATCCAATTGCGCCGAAGCCTCTAGCCGCCTATCATTGACCGGAAGGAACAAGCGGGGAAGTTCGGTGAAAAAGCCGGAAAAGAGGCAGCCGAAAATCGTCAGCCGCGTAAAGATCGCGGATGCGGTCACAGATGAAATCCGCCAGCTCATCCTGTCCGGCGAGATCGCCGACGGGTCGCCCTTGCGGCAGGACGCGCTGGCCGAGCAGATGGGAACGAGCAGGATCCCGGTGCGCGAGGCGCTTTCGCGGCTCGAAAGCGAAGGCCTTGTCGCCAGCTTCCCGCACAAGGGATATGTCGTCACCGGCCTGTCGCGCAGCGATATCGAAGAGCTCTTTGATCTGCGCACAATGCTCGAACCCGACCTCATCCGCCACGCCATCGCAAATATGACCGAGGATGACCTTGCCATCGCCACGTCGATCCTCGCCGAATATGATGCCGCGCTGCTGACCGGCGATGTCGACACCTGGGGCGACCTCAACCGGCGATTCCATATGGCACTCTACGCCCCGTCCGGCCGCAGCAAGACGCTCGACATCGTCCGCGGTCTGCTCGTCAACGCCGACCGCTACACGCGGCTCGTGCTGACGGTCGGATATGGCATCGACAAGGCGCAGGAAGATCATGGCGGCCTGCTCGACCTCTGCAGGCGCGGGCTGGTCAACCAGGCGGTGGCGCTGACCCGCGACCATATCGAACGCACAGGCGCCGACCTGCTCGAAATGCTCGATGCGCGCGACCGCGAGGACGACGGAAAAATAGCCACCGCGGTGGCCTGAACGCCAATCAAAAAGATGTTGGATTTTTTATCCAATAATCCTATTATCTTCCCGCTATGGGAGATCACGCGCTTACGCGATCATATTCAGGCATGAAAACGATCGGCGCCGCGCAAGTCGCCGGCGCCTTGCCCCTTGCGGCGCTCGTCGATCATCTGGCCATCGCGCTGCGCAGACCGGCCGCGGCGCCGCTGCGGCTTGGCGTGTCGCGCCAAACCGGCCGCGAACTGCTCGTCATGCCCGCGATGGCCGATCGGTATGCCGGCGTGAAGATATTGACCGTCACGGCGGACAATGGGGCGAACGGCCTCCCCGTGATCGGCGGGCTGTTCATCCTGATCGATACCAGGACCGGCGAGACGCTCGCCATACTCGATGCCGAAGAGCTGACCGCGCGCCGCACCGCGGCGATCTCGGCGCTCGCATCACGCGCGCTTTCGCGCCCCGACGCCCGTCATCTGCTGCTGCTCGGAACCGGACATCTCGCTCCCTTTCTCGCTGAAGCCCATGCCGTGGTGCGCCCCATCGATACCGTCGAGGTCTGGGGCCGCTCGGCCGCCAAGGCTGAACACACCGCGGCTGAAGTCCGTCGGCGCTTGCCCGATGCCAAGGTGACCATTGCCGACGATCTGGCAGCAGCCGCGGGACGTGCCGACATCATCTCCGCCGCAACGCGCGCAACCGAACCGCTGATCCGCGGCGACTGGGTGCAGCCGGCAACCCACGTCGATCTCGTCGGCGGCTATCGGCCCGACATGCGCGAGATCGACGACGAGGGCGTTCGCCAGTCGGTGATCTATGTCGACACGATCGAGGGCGCGCTCGCCGAGGCCGGCGACCTTCGCACCCCGCTCGAACAGGGCGTGATCGCACGGCATGCGATCCGCGGCGACATCGGCGCCCTCGTCGGGGGCGACCTGGTGCTCCCCGCCGGAACGCGCACGCTGTTCAAGTCAGTCGGCACCGCGCTGGCCGATCTCGCCGCGGCTGAGCTGGTCTGGGAAAAGATCGGTGAGTTCTAGATCGACCGTCGTCGTCGGCGCGGGCATCGTCGGGTTGGCGGCAGCGGTCGAGGCGCAACGGCGCGGTGACCGCGTCACGCTGTTCGATGCGGCCGATCCTGGCATGGGCTGTTCCTTCGGCAATGCCGGGATTATCGCGGCATCCGAAATCTTCCCGCTGATTACCCCGGGCCGCATCGCCAGCCTGCCGCGGATGCTGCTGGCCCGCGACGCGCCGGCGGTCATCCGCGCTGCGGCGCTGCCGCAGCTGATGCCGTGGATGATGCGCGCCGCGACGACGCTGTCAGCGCGGCGACAGGATGCGATCACGCACGCCATTGCCGCACTCAACGGCCGTGCGGTCGCGGCGTGGCGCGACCTGCTCGCGCATTGCGGCCGGCCGGACCAGTTGCGCGAAAAAGGCATGATCCGGCTGATCCGCGATCCGCAAGACCGTACGGAGCTCGACGATGTCCGGATGCGCCTTGCGCAGCACGGCCTGCCGTCGCGTCGGCTCGATCGGGACGACTTGCTGGCGCTCGAACCCGCACTGGGCAAGGCGGCAACCGCCGGCCTGCTCCACGAAAGCGACGCCGACATCGGCGAGCCGCTAGCGCTGAGCCGGAGCCTGCTCGCCCGTTTCCGCGAAGCCGGCGGAAGCGTGATCCGCCAACGCGTGCTGACGATCGGATGCGACGACACCGCCGCCCTACTCGTCACCGACGCCGGTTCCCACCGCGCCGACCGGATTTTGATTACCACAGGTCTCGCATCGGGGGCGCTGCTGCGGCCACTCGGCGCAGCCGTCCCCCTTCAGGCCGAGCGCGGCTATCACCTCGCGCTGCCCGGCCTTGGCAGCCTGCTCTCGCGGCCCGTCACCTTCCAGCGCGAATCCTGCGTTGCAACCCCGATGGACGGCGCGCTGCGCCTAGCCGGAACGGTCGAGTTTGCCGACGCCGCCGCGCCGCCCGACTGGCGGCGCGCGCATAGCCTCGCAGCTTTTGCCGGTCGCTATTTCGACGACATGCGTCTCTCCGCAGACCCCGAAGTCTGGCTGGGTAGTCGCCCCTCGCTCCCCGACTCACTGCCGGCGATCGGCCGTCTCGCCGCGATGCCGCGGATCGGATATGCCTTTGGCCATCAGCATCTCGGAATTACGCAAGCGGCGGTTTCGGCACAACTCCTCTGCGGCATCATGGCCGGCGAACCGCCGTTCGACCCGGCGCCTTACGACCTCGCGCGCTTCTGACGCGTCAGGAACCGATCCACGGCAGCGTCGTCCCGATATCCATCTGGTCGTTGACGCGATAGCGTTTTGGGAAGAAGCCCTCACCCTTGAGCGTACCGGCATCGATCCCGCCCAAAGCGCGATCGAGGTCGGCCAGATCCTTCATCGTCAGCCACGGCGCGGCATAGCCTTCTTCGCGGCGACAGCAATGCGCGGCCCAGAGGCGGGTTTCGGGAGGAAGCTCTTTCAACAGACGCTGCGCCGTACGCCGATATTCACCCCTGTTCGCGCCGGGCAGGAAGGCATAGAGCATCGTCGGATAGATATAGTCGCCGGTGAACAGCCGGCCGCCGGCCGCGTCATAGAGCGAAACCGATTGCGGCGTATGCCCGGGCGTCGACAGCAGGCGCAACGTCCGCCCGCCAAGGTCGATCGTCGCGCCGGGTTTGATCCATTCGGCGACTTCGAACGCCGGCGTCTCCAGACCGTCGAACATGCCGAGGAACTGATAGCGGCCGGGGCGGAAGCGGTTGCCGTCGGCATCGGCGCGGGTCGCCGGCAGGTCGACGATCGCGACGCGGTCGCCATCCTTGATCCCGGCGAGATGGTCATAGTGCAGATGCGACGGCAAGATTGTCACGGGGCGGTCGGTCAGCCCCTTGACCACCGGGCGCATATCGCGCGTGCCCGAGCCCGCGTCGAACAGCAGCGCGCGCTTGTCGCCGACGATCAGGTAGGAATAATTCGCCTGATAATAGCGCGGCTCGCCGATCGCATAAACGCCATGCCCCAGATCCTCGACAGCGAAATAGTCGTCCGCCATCCGGCCCTTGGCGATCCTGGCCGGTTCGGGCGACATCACCGTTGCCGGATCGTTCAGCAGCGGCCAGCTTTCGGCATAGATATAGGGCGCGAACCGCGCGGCGGCGATCCCCGCCAAGGCTACCACCGCAAGCGACACCAGAATAGCACGACGCGTCATTCATCCCCCCCTGCAGGAAAAGGCCCCGCCCCTGCGGGCGAGGCCTATCGGATCAGAAGCTTTTCGTGAAGCGCAGGCCGACCCGCCGCGGCGGCGCGACCGAGGTGGAGAAGCGGCGGAAATAGACGGTATTGCCGCCCGCATTGACCACATTCTGGTTGTAGAGCGCCGAATCCCGGACGCCGATTTCGGCATATTCGTTGAAGATATTGTCCGCATAAAGCGTGACCGAATAACCGGCATCCTTGTTGACGAGGCCGATCCGCGCGTAGCTGATCGAATAGGACGGCAGCGTCAGGCTGCCACCCCGTCCCCCCGTCGTGGTGAGCACGTTGCCCGAGAAAGTGCTGCTCCAGCCCATGTCGAGGTCGAGCGAATTGCTGACCGGCGTCGTATAGGACAGCGACACGCTGCCGCGATGCTTGGCCGATCCCGGCAGGCGATCGCCCTTTTGCCCGTCGATATAGACGGTATCGAATCCCGGCGGTGCGATCGTGGCGATCAGGTTGGGCGACAATTCGTCGAGCTGCGCATCGGTATAGGCATAGCTGCCCTGCAGGCGAAGCCCCTCGGCCAACCGCGCATCGAGGCTGAGCTCGACCCCCTTGCTCGACGCGCCATTGCCGTTGACGGTGATCCCCACCTGTCCGACCTGCGTCGCCGAACCGATCTGGACATCCTTCCAGTCGACATAGAAAAGCGCGCCGTTGAGCGTCAGACGCCGGTCGAAAAGCTCGGTCTTCAGCCCGATTTCATAGTTGGTCGTCGTATCGGGCTTATAGGCCAGTTCGTTTGGCTGGCCGCACACGAAGACGTCCACCGGCAGCGGCGTCGGGCACGGCGACACGCCGTTCGAATTGCCGCCGCGATAGCCCTGACTGACCGTCAGATAGCCGAGGATGTCAGGCGAGAATTTATACGACATGTTGAACTTGCCGAGCACGCCGTCGTCCTTCTGGCCGCCCGGCGTAGCCGGGAAGAACGCCGGCCCTGAAGGGGGGACCGGGCCAAAGGCGAACTGCGCCGAGGTGACCAGGTCATATTTATAATAGCGCCCGCCGACCGTCACATTGAGCGCGTCGGTGAGGTCATAGGAAAGCTCGCCATAAACGGCATATTCCTCGCGCTTGCGCAGATCGAGCGAGATATAGTCGCGCAGATCGCCGGTGTAGAATCCGGGGATCAGCTCCGCATAATCGATGCGCTGCTTATATTTGTTGTAGAAACCGCCGATCGCCCAGTTGAACGGGCCGCCGCCGGTCGAAACGAGGCGCAGCTCCTGATTGATCCGCTCTTCCTTGACGCGTTCATCGGTGTAGTCGACGAGCGGATCGAAGTTTTCGTATCCAAAACCGAGCTGGATCGCGAGGTCGGTCTGGTCGCGCTGCGCCCGCGAACGATAGTCCGAATAGCTCGATGCAGAGGTCAGCTTGGCAAAGCCGAGATCGAAACTGGCTTCCAGTGCCACCAGTTGATTGTCGCGCTTCGACGGTTCCTCGACGCGCAGCGCCGATTCATATTTGCCGATCGTGACGGGCAGATTGGTCAGCCGCGCCGACGAAGACTGGCGGCCGCCGCTGTCCTGAAACTGGAAATAATAGGTAAGGTTGAGGTCGATGGCGTCCGACGGCTGCCAGCGCGCGGCCACCCGGCCCGACCAGGTGTCCTCATAGTTCACATCCTTGACGCGCCGGAAATTCGCTTCGCGCCCGGCCGGGGTGGCCAGCGCATTCGGCAGCGACACGCCCGGCGTCTGCACGACATAAGGCTGGTCAATGAAACCTGAATCCTCGAGCCGGTCGAGCGATGCCCGGAGCGCGAGATTGGACGCGACCGGAATGTTGATCGTCGCTCCCGCATCGAAGCTCGCCGAACCCGCCGAATCATATTTATAGACGTCGCCGCGCACATCGAGCGAGAAGGCGTCGAACTGCGGACGGCGCGGAATATAGCGGATTGCGCCGCCCAGCGTGCCGGCGCCATAGAGCGTGCCCTGCGGCCCGAGCAGCACCTCGATGCGCTCCATGTCGTTGAGCTTCAGCTCGATGAACACCGGCGTTTCACCGAGGTAGGTCGCGACCGTGCCGCCGCCATCATTGCCGACGTCGTTGGCGCGGAGCGGTTCGGCGTTCAGGCCGCGCACAATGATCTGGCTGGCGCCGCGCGAGCCCTGGTCGATGATGCTGATCCCGGGAACGGCGCGGGTCGCTTCCGCGATCGAGCTCAGACCTTCGCGTTCGAGCTGGTCGCCCGTGACGGCCGCAATGTTGATCGGCGTATCCTGGACCGTCGTTTCGCGGCGCGTCGCCGTGACGACAATCTCGTTCGGATCGGCGTCGCTCGACGCCCCCTGCGCCATCGCCGCGGCCGGCATCATTGCCGACAACAGGACGCCGCCAGCGGCGGACCCCATCAGTCCGATCCGGATGGTGCGGCGGTTCGCGGTGCGCAGTCTTGACATGACAATCCCCCAATGGCTAACAGTCGATCTGCGTTTAGGACATTTTATCCAATTTTGAAATGAAAAATTTCCCCACCCCGTTGTTGACGGCGTAGCAAAGGGAAAGCTGGTCAAAGAAGACGGCGCACACCGCGCGATCGGATGGGAGGCAGAGGCTGATGTCGACTCGGCGGGAATTCCTGAAAACGGGCGCGGCGCTTGTCGCAGCTGGCGGCGTCGCGACCCCGCCGGTGGCAATGGCAGCGACCTCAGCAGCGGCCTCAAGGGCATCGGACAGCGCGCCGACAGTCGATTTCGTCGCTGCGCTGCGCGCCGCGGTCGACGCGCATCGCATCACCGGAGCTTCCTTTGCCTATTGGGACGGCAGCACGCTGCACAGCGCCGTGGCCGGGCTCCGTAACAGCGTCACCGGCGATCCGGTCACCCCCGACACGCTGATGCACGTCGGCTCGATCACCAAGGTCGCCAATGCCACGCTGGTGATGCAGCTCGTCGACGACGGGCTGATCGCCCTCGACGATCCGGTCCTCAAGCATATCCCCGAACTGCGCACCCGCGACATGGACGCGCTCGGCCGCGTCACCTGCAAGATGCTGATCAATCACAGCAGCGGGATCGACGGCGAATGGCTGCCCGAATATGGCCCCGACCAGGAACGCATCGTCGACACGATCAACCGTTGCGCCGGTCTCGGCCAGTTGTTCGCACCGGGTACGGAGACGTCGTACAACAATGTCGCGACGGTGATCGCCGGCTATCTGACGCAGAAACTGCGCGGCGAGAGCTGGTACACGCTCGTCAGGAAGCGCATCTACGAACCGCTCGGCATGGCGCATGCCCTCGTCGATCCGCTCGACGTGCCGCGCTTCCGGACCAGCATCGGCGATCTTACCGACTATACGACGGGCAAGATGTTCCAGACCAGGCGGCCCTTCCTCGCGCCAAGCTTTGCCCCGGCCGGCGCGACGCAGATGACCACGGCGACCGACCTCGTCGACTTCGCGCGCGCGCTGATCGGCGGCGGGGTCGGCACCAACGGCACGCGCATCCTGTCGGAAGCATCGGCGCGGGCGATGATCACCAAGACCAGCGAATATGTAAGCATGGGCGTCGAATCGCATGGCTATGGGCTAGGCTGGAGCATCCAGCCCGGCGGGCTCGTCAGCCATGGCGGCGGCGGGCCGGGCGTGCGGTCGATGCTCGTCGCGCATCCCGCCACCGGGCGCGTCGCGGCGTTGCTGACCAATTGCGATCGCGGCGACGCGCTGATGGACGCGTTTCTGAATCCGGTCACGCGCGGCTGGACCGGCCTCAAACCCCCTGCCCCGTTGCAGCGGAGCAGCAAGCGCATCGATTCCGCGCGCTATGTCGGCACCTATGAGAATAACGCCGATCGCTATGTGATCGCCGCCGCAGCGGGTGGGCTGACGCTGCGGACCTATGACAAGATCGGGACCTACGACAACTCGGATATGGAAAAGCCGGCGCTGAAACTGGCGTCGATGGGCGATGGCCTGTTCGAACGGCCATCGTCCTTCGCCGGCGTCCAGCCGGGATTGCTCCGCTTCGTAAAGCCGGGCCCCGACGGCAAGGCCCGCTTCCTCGCGGATGGAGGACGGCTCCTTGCCCGCGTCGGCTGATCCCTGCCGCCGCGCCGTCCTGAGTGGCGCACTCGCGGCGGGGGCCGCGATCAGCCTCCCCGGCGGCGCGTTCGCCAAGGCAAGGCCGGCGGGGCAGCGGATCGTCGTCAACGGTCTCGACCCCTCGGCACGCTCGCCCGAATTTCTCGCGATGCTCCGCAAGGGCGGCGTCGATTGCTGGCACCAGAGCGTCGGCGACGACTTCGCGTCCTTCGCCAGCCTGTTCCGCTTCTTCGACGAGAACAAGGCCGAGATCGGTCAGGCGCGCAGCGTGCGCGACATCCGGCGCCTCAAGAGCGAAGGGCGCCTCTCGCATATCGCGGGTTGGCAGTCGGCGGGCGGACTGATCGTCGGCGGCGAGCCCCAACTCGGAAATCTGCGCGCCTATCGGGAAGTTGGCCTCCGCATCTGCGGCATATCCTATAATCTCGCCGACCCGTTCGGCGGCGGTTGCCTCGAACCCGACACCGGGCTGACCCGCGCCGGGCACCGGCTGGTCGAGGCGATCCACAAGGAAAATCTTGTCCTCGACATCGCCGGGCACACGAACGAGAAAACCTCCTTCGCCGCGCTCGCCGTCTCGTCGGGCGTCCCCGTCATCTGCAGCCACACCAATGTGCGCGCCCTCAACGATAATCCGCGCTGCACCACCGACGCGATGTTCGAGGCGATTGCCAGGACCGGCGGCGTGGTCGGCGTCACCGCGTTCAGCGACTTCCACGTCCGCAAGGCGAGCGATGCGAAGCTCGTCCGCTCGCCGCAGGCAAGCCTCTACCGGCATCTCGACCAATATGACTATCTGAAACGGCTGATCGGTATCGATCACATCGGCCTCGGCCCCGATTTCCTCGAAGGTCGCAACAATGACGTCGGGC contains these protein-coding regions:
- a CDS encoding TonB-dependent receptor; translation: MSRLRTANRRTIRIGLMGSAAGGVLLSAMMPAAAMAQGASSDADPNEIVVTATRRETTVQDTPINIAAVTGDQLEREGLSSIAEATRAVPGISIIDQGSRGASQIIVRGLNAEPLRANDVGNDGGGTVATYLGETPVFIELKLNDMERIEVLLGPQGTLYGAGTLGGAIRYIPRRPQFDAFSLDVRGDVYKYDSAGSASFDAGATINIPVASNLALRASLDRLEDSGFIDQPYVVQTPGVSLPNALATPAGREANFRRVKDVNYEDTWSGRVAARWQPSDAIDLNLTYYFQFQDSGGRQSSSARLTNLPVTIGKYESALRVEEPSKRDNQLVALEASFDLGFAKLTSASSYSDYRSRAQRDQTDLAIQLGFGYENFDPLVDYTDERVKEERINQELRLVSTGGGPFNWAIGGFYNKYKQRIDYAELIPGFYTGDLRDYISLDLRKREEYAVYGELSYDLTDALNVTVGGRYYKYDLVTSAQFAFGPVPPSGPAFFPATPGGQKDDGVLGKFNMSYKFSPDILGYLTVSQGYRGGNSNGVSPCPTPLPVDVFVCGQPNELAYKPDTTTNYEIGLKTELFDRRLTLNGALFYVDWKDVQIGSATQVGQVGITVNGNGASSKGVELSLDARLAEGLRLQGSYAYTDAQLDELSPNLIATIAPPGFDTVYIDGQKGDRLPGSAKHRGSVSLSYTTPVSNSLDLDMGWSSTFSGNVLTTTGGRGGSLTLPSYSISYARIGLVNKDAGYSVTLYADNIFNEYAEIGVRDSALYNQNVVNAGGNTVYFRRFSTSVAPPRRVGLRFTKSF
- a CDS encoding alpha/beta hydrolase family esterase encodes the protein MIRSLFKALRVALVAWLAVWAASAVPASAAPCASNCLQPGDHTIWTWSGGLLRSYLVHVPESYTGQDDVPLLLDLHGFSSYAADERKWSGQLRESDRRGFIAVWPDGMALSWNAYGCCFLGNALMVDDVAFLRTVIGEVKRRSNIDDGRVYVTGISNGGGMAQRMACEAADIVTAVVSISFPLNSNQCRPARPVSVTAIAATGDGTINYYGNSPPLGLPNVLLGIPLGVQGARESLASWKRIDGCSDELTRVQLRDDVRLEEYRDCRGGTRAGLVTITGGTHVLYSGYVGLGYTGDYVAPIDVASYMWDNVFTY
- a CDS encoding ornithine cyclodeaminase family protein; the protein is MKTIGAAQVAGALPLAALVDHLAIALRRPAAAPLRLGVSRQTGRELLVMPAMADRYAGVKILTVTADNGANGLPVIGGLFILIDTRTGETLAILDAEELTARRTAAISALASRALSRPDARHLLLLGTGHLAPFLAEAHAVVRPIDTVEVWGRSAAKAEHTAAEVRRRLPDAKVTIADDLAAAAGRADIISAATRATEPLIRGDWVQPATHVDLVGGYRPDMREIDDEGVRQSVIYVDTIEGALAEAGDLRTPLEQGVIARHAIRGDIGALVGGDLVLPAGTRTLFKSVGTALADLAAAELVWEKIGEF
- a CDS encoding GntR family transcriptional regulator; this translates as MKKPEKRQPKIVSRVKIADAVTDEIRQLILSGEIADGSPLRQDALAEQMGTSRIPVREALSRLESEGLVASFPHKGYVVTGLSRSDIEELFDLRTMLEPDLIRHAIANMTEDDLAIATSILAEYDAALLTGDVDTWGDLNRRFHMALYAPSGRSKTLDIVRGLLVNADRYTRLVLTVGYGIDKAQEDHGGLLDLCRRGLVNQAVALTRDHIERTGADLLEMLDARDREDDGKIATAVA
- a CDS encoding NAD(P)/FAD-dependent oxidoreductase encodes the protein MSSRSTVVVGAGIVGLAAAVEAQRRGDRVTLFDAADPGMGCSFGNAGIIAASEIFPLITPGRIASLPRMLLARDAPAVIRAAALPQLMPWMMRAATTLSARRQDAITHAIAALNGRAVAAWRDLLAHCGRPDQLREKGMIRLIRDPQDRTELDDVRMRLAQHGLPSRRLDRDDLLALEPALGKAATAGLLHESDADIGEPLALSRSLLARFREAGGSVIRQRVLTIGCDDTAALLVTDAGSHRADRILITTGLASGALLRPLGAAVPLQAERGYHLALPGLGSLLSRPVTFQRESCVATPMDGALRLAGTVEFADAAAPPDWRRAHSLAAFAGRYFDDMRLSADPEVWLGSRPSLPDSLPAIGRLAAMPRIGYAFGHQHLGITQAAVSAQLLCGIMAGEPPFDPAPYDLARF
- a CDS encoding dipeptidase, which codes for MPASADPCRRAVLSGALAAGAAISLPGGAFAKARPAGQRIVVNGLDPSARSPEFLAMLRKGGVDCWHQSVGDDFASFASLFRFFDENKAEIGQARSVRDIRRLKSEGRLSHIAGWQSAGGLIVGGEPQLGNLRAYREVGLRICGISYNLADPFGGGCLEPDTGLTRAGHRLVEAIHKENLVLDIAGHTNEKTSFAALAVSSGVPVICSHTNVRALNDNPRCTTDAMFEAIARTGGVVGVTAFSDFHVRKASDAKLVRSPQASLYRHLDQYDYLKRLIGIDHIGLGPDFLEGRNNDVGPLTQADVILMAPEAYTQELPWDYVKGFENIGKLPNVVTGLAQRGWTDDELRKLTGDNWLRIYEAVWGE
- a CDS encoding MBL fold metallo-hydrolase, producing MTRRAILVSLAVVALAGIAAARFAPYIYAESWPLLNDPATVMSPEPARIAKGRMADDYFAVEDLGHGVYAIGEPRYYQANYSYLIVGDKRALLFDAGSGTRDMRPVVKGLTDRPVTILPSHLHYDHLAGIKDGDRVAIVDLPATRADADGNRFRPGRYQFLGMFDGLETPAFEVAEWIKPGATIDLGGRTLRLLSTPGHTPQSVSLYDAAGGRLFTGDYIYPTMLYAFLPGANRGEYRRTAQRLLKELPPETRLWAAHCCRREEGYAAPWLTMKDLADLDRALGGIDAGTLKGEGFFPKRYRVNDQMDIGTTLPWIGS
- a CDS encoding serine hydrolase domain-containing protein — protein: MSTRREFLKTGAALVAAGGVATPPVAMAATSAAASRASDSAPTVDFVAALRAAVDAHRITGASFAYWDGSTLHSAVAGLRNSVTGDPVTPDTLMHVGSITKVANATLVMQLVDDGLIALDDPVLKHIPELRTRDMDALGRVTCKMLINHSSGIDGEWLPEYGPDQERIVDTINRCAGLGQLFAPGTETSYNNVATVIAGYLTQKLRGESWYTLVRKRIYEPLGMAHALVDPLDVPRFRTSIGDLTDYTTGKMFQTRRPFLAPSFAPAGATQMTTATDLVDFARALIGGGVGTNGTRILSEASARAMITKTSEYVSMGVESHGYGLGWSIQPGGLVSHGGGGPGVRSMLVAHPATGRVAALLTNCDRGDALMDAFLNPVTRGWTGLKPPAPLQRSSKRIDSARYVGTYENNADRYVIAAAAGGLTLRTYDKIGTYDNSDMEKPALKLASMGDGLFERPSSFAGVQPGLLRFVKPGPDGKARFLADGGRLLARVG